The following are from one region of the Halogeometricum sp. S3BR5-2 genome:
- a CDS encoding DUF7520 family protein, giving the protein MSDHADEDADASAEPGLRGPRMVGILYAALVAVTSVAGFLVGVFVDGLRAPRFLFLVPFPPTPLGFAAYGALTIALVLGVPLALVVYVSRNLDDEAV; this is encoded by the coding sequence GTGAGCGACCACGCGGACGAAGACGCCGACGCGAGCGCCGAACCGGGACTCCGCGGCCCGCGGATGGTCGGTATCCTCTACGCCGCTCTCGTCGCCGTCACCAGCGTCGCCGGCTTCCTCGTCGGCGTTTTCGTCGACGGCCTGCGCGCCCCTCGATTCCTGTTTCTCGTCCCGTTCCCGCCGACGCCGCTCGGATTCGCCGCTTACGGGGCGTTGACCATCGCGCTGGTGTTGGGCGTCCCGTTGGCGCTCGTCGTCTACGTCTCGCGGAACCTCGACGACGAGGCGGTGTAG
- a CDS encoding universal stress protein: MYHVVVGVDEEEEHARRCVEEVVNLPGESSEKRVTLIHSFVDNPSGASATQVHSVREASETLEAAGIEYDVEESSGDPADAIVSVADDVDADLVVVGGRKRSPAGKALFGSVTQSVILGADRPVMVTGVVK, from the coding sequence ATGTATCACGTGGTAGTCGGCGTCGACGAGGAGGAGGAACACGCCCGCCGGTGCGTCGAGGAGGTGGTGAACCTGCCGGGCGAGTCGAGCGAGAAGCGGGTGACGCTCATCCACAGTTTCGTCGACAACCCGAGCGGCGCGTCGGCGACGCAGGTCCACTCGGTCCGGGAGGCGAGCGAGACGCTCGAAGCGGCGGGCATCGAGTACGACGTCGAGGAGTCGAGCGGCGACCCCGCCGACGCCATCGTCTCGGTCGCGGACGACGTCGACGCCGACCTCGTCGTCGTGGGCGGGCGGAAGCGCTCGCCCGCCGGGAAGGCGCTGTTCGGCAGCGTCACGCAGTCGGTCATCCTCGGCGCGGACCGTCCGGTGATGGTCACCGGCGTCGTGAAGTGA
- a CDS encoding GNAT family N-acetyltransferase: protein MDLRDATTDDAAQIRSVAERSMTASYGHAIDESTMADAVEEWYDGETVSDAVEDEEAVFVVAVDDGEVVGFVQAYVSTGQVVVGEIDWLHVVPEHRGEGIGTQLLKRVEQVLSDRGVDLIEGRVLTDNEAGGEFYAEQGYEEASERTVGIGGEEFEEVEYVKRLGDEGEGALTEERTTEDGTTVYVAYDDAVRGSRAPFYAVYTDEERTERYGWMCGQDESFDVAMDTMERIECNTCRNRRKAARWDAAYL from the coding sequence ATGGATCTTCGAGACGCCACGACGGACGACGCAGCGCAGATCCGGTCGGTCGCCGAGCGGTCGATGACCGCCTCCTACGGGCACGCCATCGATGAATCGACGATGGCCGACGCCGTCGAAGAGTGGTACGACGGCGAGACGGTGAGCGACGCCGTCGAGGACGAGGAGGCGGTGTTCGTCGTCGCCGTCGACGACGGCGAGGTGGTCGGCTTCGTGCAGGCGTACGTGTCGACGGGACAGGTCGTCGTCGGCGAGATAGACTGGCTTCACGTCGTCCCGGAGCACCGCGGCGAGGGAATCGGCACGCAACTGCTCAAGCGCGTCGAACAGGTGCTCAGCGACCGCGGGGTCGACCTCATCGAGGGGCGCGTGCTGACGGACAACGAAGCGGGCGGGGAGTTCTACGCCGAACAGGGGTACGAAGAGGCGAGCGAACGGACCGTCGGAATCGGCGGCGAGGAGTTCGAGGAGGTGGAGTACGTCAAGCGCCTCGGCGACGAAGGGGAAGGGGCACTCACCGAGGAGCGAACGACCGAGGACGGAACGACGGTGTACGTGGCGTACGACGACGCCGTCCGCGGGTCGCGTGCGCCGTTCTACGCCGTCTACACGGACGAGGAGCGCACGGAGCGCTACGGGTGGATGTGCGGACAGGACGAGAGCTTCGACGTGGCGATGGACACGATGGAGCGCATCGAGTGCAACACCTGCCGGAACCGCCGGAAGGCGGCCCGGTGGGACGCCGCCTACCTGTAA